The following proteins are co-located in the Gordonia polyisoprenivorans genome:
- the gcvT gene encoding glycine cleavage system aminomethyltransferase GcvT: MTELLAGPIADRHAALGASFAEFGGWDMPVAYSGTVAEHTAVREAVGIFDVSHLGKASVAGPGAAEFVNATLSNDLAKIAPGKAQYTLCCNDSGGVIDDLIAYLVADDEVFLVPNAANTAAVVAALTAVAPDGVTITDLHREYAVFAVQGPKSPEVLAAVGLPTDMEYMAFADAELSIDGGSAPVRVCRTGYTGERGYEILPRWSQAGPVFDALMAQVTAFGGLPAGLGARDTLRTEMGYALHGHELSPEITPVQARTGWAVGWNKPAFFGREALLAEKENGPARRLYGLRATGRGVPRADCDVLTAAGGDRIGLCTSGTFSPTLKQGIALALIDTAAGVGKGAEVVIDVRGRALPCEVVIPPFVESHV, encoded by the coding sequence ATGACCGAACTCCTCGCCGGACCCATTGCCGATCGACACGCAGCACTCGGGGCGAGTTTCGCCGAGTTCGGCGGGTGGGACATGCCCGTTGCGTACTCGGGGACCGTCGCCGAGCACACCGCCGTACGCGAGGCCGTCGGCATCTTCGACGTGAGCCACCTCGGGAAGGCGTCGGTCGCCGGGCCCGGCGCCGCGGAGTTCGTCAACGCCACCCTGTCCAACGATCTCGCCAAGATCGCGCCGGGCAAAGCCCAATACACGTTGTGCTGCAACGATTCCGGTGGCGTCATCGACGATCTGATCGCCTATCTCGTCGCCGACGACGAGGTGTTCCTCGTACCCAACGCCGCCAACACCGCAGCGGTCGTCGCGGCGTTGACGGCGGTCGCGCCCGACGGTGTCACGATCACCGATCTGCACCGCGAGTACGCGGTGTTCGCGGTGCAGGGGCCGAAGAGTCCCGAGGTGCTCGCCGCGGTGGGACTGCCCACCGACATGGAGTACATGGCGTTCGCCGACGCCGAACTGTCGATCGACGGGGGTAGCGCGCCGGTGCGTGTGTGCCGGACCGGCTACACCGGAGAACGCGGCTACGAGATCCTGCCCCGATGGTCGCAGGCCGGCCCGGTGTTCGACGCGCTGATGGCTCAGGTCACCGCGTTCGGTGGGCTGCCCGCCGGACTCGGGGCGCGCGACACCCTGCGCACCGAGATGGGATATGCGCTGCACGGCCACGAACTCTCTCCGGAGATCACCCCCGTCCAGGCCCGCACCGGGTGGGCGGTCGGCTGGAACAAGCCCGCGTTCTTCGGCCGCGAGGCGCTGCTCGCGGAGAAGGAGAACGGGCCGGCCCGCCGGCTCTACGGACTGCGGGCCACCGGTCGCGGGGTGCCGCGCGCCGACTGCGACGTGCTCACCGCGGCGGGCGGCGACCGCATCGGCCTGTGCACCTCGGGCACCTTCTCGCCGACCCTCAAACAGGGAATCGCGCTGGCGCTCATCGACACCGCCGCAGGTGTCGGCAAGGGAGCCGAGGTGGTCATCGATGTGCGCGGTCGGGCGTTGCCGTGTGAGGTCGTGATCCCGCCGTTCGTCGAGTCGCACGTCTGA
- a CDS encoding CHAP domain-containing protein translates to MRRTRTAWVIAVVVIVTACTATVIGLRAYRHGDDAVSRAVNGMTGQSRPPFPGVDTTALTASRARIIESVRTEYARNASGTTYSGGVDEPWCADFVSTVMHESGVPLDNPNSGSWRIPGVATLSDYLHTSGRWRGPGHRPQPGDIVIYDKPSPWGQHTNIVIAVNGDEVTTVGGNQPPDGVTLHTADLAADPGLQGFGVPAGS, encoded by the coding sequence ATGCGGCGAACCAGGACGGCATGGGTGATCGCGGTGGTGGTGATCGTCACCGCATGCACGGCGACGGTGATCGGTCTGCGGGCGTATCGCCATGGCGACGACGCGGTGTCCCGGGCGGTGAACGGGATGACCGGCCAGTCGAGGCCCCCGTTCCCCGGCGTCGACACCACGGCACTGACGGCCTCCCGGGCCCGCATCATCGAGTCGGTGCGCACGGAATACGCGCGCAACGCGTCGGGTACCACCTATTCCGGCGGCGTCGACGAACCGTGGTGCGCCGACTTCGTCAGCACCGTGATGCACGAATCCGGTGTGCCGCTGGACAATCCGAACTCCGGATCGTGGCGCATCCCGGGGGTGGCGACGCTCTCCGACTACCTGCACACCTCGGGGCGCTGGCGTGGGCCGGGTCATCGTCCGCAGCCCGGCGACATCGTGATCTACGACAAACCCAGCCCGTGGGGCCAACACACCAACATCGTGATCGCCGTCAACGGCGATGAGGTGACGACCGTCGGCGGCAACCAGCCACCGGACGGGGTGACCCTGCACACCGCCGACCTCGCCGCCGATCCTGGGCTGCAGGGGTTCGGGGTTCCCGCCGGGAGCTGA
- a CDS encoding leucyl aminopeptidase — MSKNESVDRTRGPQITLTTSIGKDDEALVLGLVAASSEDTTADATTADPAAPTLLGADVLDDASAAAITAALSAVGATGSHGEVTRLAAPESLGVRVVVAVGVGDEKALDDPEKLRQAAGVAIRSLEGFDVVATTLGSTDIGAAVEGLFLGAYRFEEFRSSRSASTKQLPGTVHVVVESADKAAKAELAHAIAVADSVAIARDFVNTPPSHLYPEEFAERARELGAKAGLKVEILDFDSLQKDGYGGIVGVGKGSSRLPRLVRLTHAGKKSAKKVALVGKGITFDTGGISIKPAANMDQMTSDMGGAAAVIAATIAAARLDLPVSVIATVPMAENMPSGTAQRPGDVLTQYGGTTVEVLNTDAEGRLVLADAIVRACEDDPDYLIDTATLTGAQMVALGTRTPGVMGTDDFRDRVSALSAEIGENAWPMPLPAELRADLKSRVADLANVTPHRWGGMLAAGLFLKEFVPDGVQWAHIDIAGPAFNTAGPWGYTPKGGTGVPVRTITKVLEDIAANG; from the coding sequence GTGAGCAAGAACGAGAGCGTCGACCGCACTCGCGGTCCCCAGATCACCCTGACCACCTCCATCGGCAAAGACGACGAGGCCCTCGTACTCGGCCTCGTCGCCGCCTCCTCCGAGGACACCACTGCCGACGCCACCACCGCCGACCCCGCGGCACCGACCCTGCTCGGCGCGGACGTCCTCGACGACGCGTCGGCGGCGGCGATCACCGCCGCGCTGTCGGCGGTGGGCGCCACCGGTTCCCACGGCGAGGTCACCCGGCTGGCCGCGCCGGAATCACTCGGCGTACGCGTTGTGGTGGCCGTCGGCGTCGGCGACGAGAAGGCGCTCGACGACCCGGAGAAACTCCGCCAGGCCGCCGGCGTCGCGATCCGCTCCCTCGAGGGCTTCGACGTCGTCGCCACCACCCTGGGCTCCACCGACATCGGTGCCGCGGTCGAGGGACTGTTCCTCGGCGCCTACCGCTTCGAGGAGTTCCGCTCGTCGCGCTCGGCGTCGACCAAGCAACTGCCCGGCACCGTGCACGTCGTGGTCGAGTCCGCCGACAAGGCGGCGAAAGCCGAACTCGCACATGCCATCGCGGTCGCGGATTCGGTGGCCATCGCCCGTGACTTCGTCAACACCCCGCCGAGCCACCTCTACCCCGAGGAGTTCGCCGAGCGTGCGCGCGAGCTGGGCGCGAAGGCCGGACTCAAGGTGGAGATCCTCGACTTCGACTCCCTGCAGAAGGACGGCTACGGCGGGATCGTCGGCGTCGGCAAGGGTTCGTCCCGGTTGCCGCGGCTGGTGCGACTGACCCACGCGGGCAAGAAGTCGGCCAAGAAGGTGGCGCTCGTCGGCAAGGGCATCACCTTCGACACCGGTGGCATCTCGATCAAGCCGGCCGCCAACATGGATCAGATGACCTCCGACATGGGCGGCGCGGCAGCGGTGATCGCGGCGACCATCGCCGCCGCGCGTCTCGACCTGCCGGTGTCGGTGATCGCCACCGTGCCGATGGCCGAGAACATGCCGTCGGGGACCGCGCAGCGTCCCGGCGACGTGCTGACCCAGTACGGCGGGACGACCGTCGAGGTCCTCAACACCGACGCCGAGGGACGCCTCGTGCTCGCCGACGCCATCGTGCGCGCCTGCGAGGACGATCCGGACTATCTCATCGACACCGCCACCCTGACCGGCGCGCAGATGGTTGCCCTGGGCACCCGCACCCCGGGCGTCATGGGCACCGACGACTTCCGCGACCGGGTGTCGGCACTGTCGGCCGAGATCGGCGAGAACGCCTGGCCCATGCCGCTGCCGGCGGAACTGCGTGCCGATCTCAAGTCGCGGGTCGCCGATCTGGCGAACGTCACGCCGCACCGGTGGGGCGGCATGCTCGCCGCGGGCCTGTTCCTCAAGGAGTTCGTGCCCGACGGGGTGCAGTGGGCCCACATCGACATCGCCGGTCCCGCCTTCAACACCGCCGGTCCCTGGGGTTACACACCCAAGGGTGGTACGGGCGTACCGGTCCGGACGATCACCAAGGTCCTCGAGGACATCGCGGCCAACGGCTGA
- the sucB gene encoding 2-oxoglutarate dehydrogenase, E2 component, dihydrolipoamide succinyltransferase, translating into MAFSVQMPALGESVTEGTVTRWLKEEGDTVEADEPLLEVSTDKVDTEIPAPTSGVLTKIIAQEDDVVEIGGELALIGDAGESADDSGDSGSDDSAGSDDSAGGDEPTEAGAAEEDTEAPSTEAEAPAEKPAAATGDNGASGTDVLMPELGESVTEGTVTNWLKAVGDEVAADEPLLEVSTDKVDTEIPSPVAGTLLEILAQEDDVIEVGGKLAVIGDASAAESKPAPEPEPEPEPEPEPEPEPAKSEPAKSEEPAATSEPEPEPVKVASADDSTDLQSTPYVTPLVRKLAAENDIDLSSLKGTGVGGRIRKQDVLAAAEAKKAPEPASSPAPAAAPAPAAASAASSSPEVKPELAALRGTTQKINRIRQITAKKTRESLQTSAQLTQVFEVDMSKIVSLRKAAKESFKASEGVNLTFLPFIAKAVVEALKAHPNVNASIDEDKKEITYYDKVHLGIAVDTEQGLLSPVIHNADDLSIAGLARAIADIAARARTNGLKPDELAGGTFTITNIGSQGALFDTPILVPPQAAMLGTGAIVKRPVVITGDDGSESIAVRSMSYLPLTYDHRLIDGADAGRFLTTIKKRLEAGSFAAELGL; encoded by the coding sequence ATGGCCTTCTCCGTCCAGATGCCCGCCCTCGGTGAGAGTGTCACCGAGGGGACCGTCACCCGGTGGTTGAAGGAAGAGGGCGACACCGTCGAGGCCGACGAGCCCTTGCTGGAGGTGTCGACCGACAAGGTCGACACCGAGATCCCCGCCCCCACCTCCGGCGTCCTCACCAAGATCATCGCCCAGGAAGACGACGTCGTGGAGATCGGTGGCGAACTCGCCCTGATCGGTGACGCCGGGGAGAGCGCCGACGATTCCGGGGATTCCGGATCCGATGACTCGGCCGGTTCCGACGACTCGGCGGGCGGCGACGAACCGACCGAAGCCGGTGCGGCCGAAGAGGACACCGAGGCACCCTCGACCGAGGCGGAGGCTCCGGCCGAGAAGCCGGCCGCCGCCACCGGTGACAACGGAGCGTCGGGAACCGATGTGCTGATGCCCGAACTCGGCGAGTCGGTCACCGAGGGCACGGTGACCAACTGGCTCAAGGCCGTCGGCGACGAGGTCGCCGCGGACGAACCGCTGCTCGAGGTCTCGACCGACAAGGTCGACACCGAGATCCCGTCCCCCGTGGCCGGTACCCTGCTCGAGATCCTCGCGCAGGAGGACGACGTCATCGAGGTCGGCGGCAAGCTCGCGGTGATCGGCGATGCCTCGGCCGCCGAATCGAAGCCCGCGCCGGAACCCGAACCAGAGCCGGAACCGGAGCCGGAGCCCGAACCCGAGCCCGCCAAGTCCGAGCCCGCGAAGTCCGAGGAGCCGGCCGCCACGAGTGAGCCGGAACCCGAACCGGTCAAAGTGGCCTCCGCCGACGATTCCACCGATCTGCAGTCCACCCCGTACGTGACCCCGTTGGTCCGAAAGTTGGCCGCGGAGAACGACATCGACCTGTCGAGCCTCAAGGGCACCGGGGTCGGCGGCCGCATCCGCAAGCAGGACGTGCTCGCCGCCGCCGAGGCGAAGAAGGCCCCCGAGCCGGCCTCGAGCCCGGCCCCGGCCGCCGCACCGGCGCCCGCTGCCGCTTCGGCCGCGTCGTCGTCGCCGGAGGTCAAGCCCGAACTCGCGGCGCTGCGTGGCACCACGCAGAAGATCAACCGCATCCGGCAGATCACCGCGAAGAAGACCCGCGAGTCGCTGCAGACCAGTGCTCAGCTGACGCAGGTCTTCGAGGTCGACATGAGCAAGATCGTGTCGCTGCGCAAGGCGGCCAAGGAGTCGTTCAAGGCTTCCGAGGGGGTGAACCTGACCTTCTTGCCGTTCATCGCCAAGGCCGTCGTGGAGGCGCTCAAGGCGCATCCGAACGTCAACGCCTCCATCGACGAGGACAAGAAGGAGATCACCTACTACGACAAGGTGCATCTCGGTATCGCCGTCGACACCGAGCAGGGCCTGCTCTCGCCGGTGATCCACAACGCCGACGACCTCTCGATCGCCGGGCTGGCCCGGGCCATCGCCGACATCGCCGCCCGTGCCCGTACCAACGGCCTCAAGCCCGACGAGTTGGCCGGTGGCACCTTCACCATCACCAACATCGGAAGCCAGGGCGCCCTGTTCGACACGCCGATCCTGGTGCCGCCGCAGGCGGCGATGCTCGGTACCGGTGCGATCGTCAAGCGCCCGGTGGTCATCACCGGCGACGACGGTTCGGAGTCGATCGCGGTGCGGTCGATGTCGTACCTGCCGCTGACCTACGACCATCGCCTCATCGACGGCGCCGACGCCGGTCGCTTCCTGACAACGATCAAGAAGCGGCTCGAGGCCGGCTCGTTCGCCGCCGAACTGGGTCTCTAG
- a CDS encoding TIGR01777 family oxidoreductase, protein MRVAVAGSSGLIGSALITALESAGHSVRRLVRREATEPGEFSWDPETFGVPDEALDGVDAVVSLGGVGVGNGRWSGRFKQELRDSRIPPTEVIAEAVRRTGVPTLVSASATGYYGDTGARTATEDDGPGSGFLAELTVDWEGAATANSGDGTRVVLLRTAPVLAPHGGLLAKLRPLFKLGLGGTIGNGQQYFSWISLVDEIRAIEFVLNSSISGPVNLCAPGAVPFATFVDAFGRSVHRPTLMGVPAFVARKAGGEMIEEMVLYSQRVAPGVLTDHDFVFTHRTIDAGLEYANGR, encoded by the coding sequence ATGCGGGTAGCCGTCGCCGGCTCATCGGGGCTCATCGGTTCGGCTCTGATCACCGCGCTGGAATCGGCGGGCCACTCGGTGCGCCGGCTGGTTCGGCGCGAGGCGACCGAACCCGGTGAATTCAGTTGGGACCCCGAGACATTCGGTGTTCCCGACGAGGCACTCGACGGCGTCGACGCGGTGGTGAGCCTCGGCGGCGTCGGGGTCGGCAACGGCCGGTGGAGCGGGCGGTTCAAACAAGAACTCCGCGACTCCCGGATTCCGCCGACCGAGGTCATCGCCGAGGCCGTCCGCCGGACCGGTGTCCCCACCCTGGTGAGCGCGAGCGCCACCGGGTACTACGGGGACACCGGCGCACGGACGGCCACCGAGGACGACGGACCCGGCTCGGGGTTCCTGGCCGAGCTGACCGTCGATTGGGAAGGCGCGGCGACCGCCAACTCCGGCGACGGGACTCGCGTGGTCCTGCTGCGGACCGCACCCGTGCTCGCACCGCACGGCGGCCTGCTGGCCAAACTCCGGCCGCTGTTCAAGCTCGGCCTCGGCGGCACCATCGGCAATGGGCAGCAGTACTTTTCGTGGATCTCACTGGTCGACGAGATCCGTGCGATCGAGTTCGTGCTGAATTCGTCGATCAGCGGTCCGGTGAACCTGTGCGCGCCCGGGGCGGTCCCGTTCGCGACCTTCGTCGACGCCTTCGGCCGGTCGGTGCACCGGCCGACCTTGATGGGTGTTCCCGCGTTCGTCGCCCGCAAGGCGGGCGGCGAGATGATCGAGGAAATGGTTCTGTACTCCCAGCGCGTTGCACCCGGTGTGCTCACCGACCACGACTTCGTCTTCACCCATCGCACCATCGACGCGGGACTGGAGTACGCCAATGGACGCTGA
- the lipB gene encoding lipoyl(octanoyl) transferase LipB, with amino-acid sequence MDADTPAAIGTRRASLRAVATPVEIRRLGVLDYREAYELQHRLAGERADGTLDHDLLLLLEHPSIYTAGKRTEDADRPTNGAEVIDVDRGGRITWHGPGQLVGYPIIKLAEPLDVVEYVRRLEAALIGVCAAHGVATTRVAGRSGVWVVDDSPDPGQAGERKLGQIGIRVARGVALHGFALNVDPDMSAFDAIVPCGIADAGVTSLSREAGRELSVGALADEVADAVLTALDHSEITLTPQAGHADGARVASVR; translated from the coding sequence ATGGACGCTGACACACCAGCCGCCATAGGTACCCGACGGGCATCGCTGCGCGCGGTCGCCACCCCTGTCGAGATCCGGCGGCTCGGCGTCCTCGACTACCGCGAGGCCTACGAACTGCAGCACCGGCTCGCCGGCGAACGTGCCGACGGCACACTCGATCACGATCTGTTGCTGCTGCTCGAGCATCCGTCGATCTACACCGCGGGCAAGAGAACCGAGGACGCCGATCGTCCGACCAACGGCGCCGAGGTGATCGACGTCGACCGTGGCGGGCGGATCACCTGGCACGGGCCCGGACAACTCGTCGGCTATCCGATCATCAAACTCGCCGAACCTCTCGACGTCGTCGAGTACGTCCGCCGACTCGAGGCGGCGCTCATCGGTGTCTGCGCGGCGCACGGCGTGGCCACCACCCGGGTGGCCGGCCGCTCGGGCGTCTGGGTCGTCGACGACTCACCCGACCCGGGGCAAGCCGGGGAACGCAAACTCGGCCAGATCGGTATCCGGGTGGCGCGCGGCGTCGCGCTGCACGGGTTCGCCCTCAACGTCGACCCCGACATGAGTGCCTTCGACGCGATCGTTCCGTGCGGCATCGCCGACGCCGGGGTCACCTCCCTGAGCCGCGAAGCGGGCCGGGAACTCTCGGTCGGCGCGCTCGCCGACGAGGTCGCCGACGCCGTTCTCACGGCTCTGGACCACAGTGAGATCACCCTCACCCCGCAGGCCGGGCACGCCGACGGCGCGCGCGTAGCATCGGTGCGGTGA